The region CAACTGGGGATGAAGGAATCTTCATGGCTAGTTGTGAAGTCCTTCCCCTCTGTAGAATCTGTGATCAGCTTGTATCTTCTCAGAGGTAGCAGTCCCCAGCTGATGCCTAAAGTACAAGAAGAAGGTATTTAAAGCTGAACACAGCTTAAGAGGTCTTAAGAGTCTCCTAGGTCCAGCTTTAAGAAGTggaaaatctaaaaacaaatgacaacaacaaaaagaagtggAAAGATCTTCTGGGAAGGGATAGGAAGGAGAGGAGTAGAGGATGGGAGAACTGTCTTCTCAGGCATCTCTCTTGGGTATCTCTCTGGCAACTTTCACCCTAAGTAGAGATACAGCACTGACAACCTTCTTGAAAACAATTCTGCAGTGGGTCCCTGACTCTATGGTAGCCTGCCTCCTAACTCCTAGGTCAAGAGAAGAATGCCTAGAAAGAAGAATCCAGCATGCCTGGATCTCTTCCTAGGTCCAGGAAAGGTGGTGATGGTACCATGGGGCAAAGGATGGACCATTACCTTGAGCGCAGTTTCCTCTCAGTGGGATGTAGTCATGCccaacttcactttctcttcattttccacATCATAACCTCCTCTCCTGTGGTACCTGAGGAAGGTAAGTTTTGTGAGCAAGCTCTGCCTGCTATAACAGGTGCGGGTCCCAGAGCTGGCCTTCTAAAAGATTCTGGCCCAGTGATTCTCTTCACACTTGAAAAAACCCAGAGGACATGGTGGGTCAACAGATCTCCGGCCAAAGGTCCAAATGCCCATATCCAAAGGATGCCTGTCTCTAATAGCAGGTCACAATTTGCTAAgagttttcatctcatttatacAATCCTCACAACTTTATGAGGTAGGGGAACAGATTACAATCCCTGCAAGATTGCAACTTTTAGAAAGACAGGTAACTAGATCCAGGTCTCACAACAGATGAGCTGCACCGCTTATAAATGGGCACAGAGCACTCAGTAGGTCCCTCTGATCTAGAACAGAAGCAGGATCAGAAGCATGGCCTGAGGTCCAGAAGCCtcagatttagaaaaatataccAACAGCACCACCCATGCTCTGATGACCAAATCACATCCTGATGCCAACAGAAAACAGAGTCAGGAAAAAGAACTGTGTGAAGATGTGGCTTCGTGGGAGGGTTGCAGAGCCTGCTAGGAGAAGAGGACCTCCTATGACCTGGCGATTTTGGCCCTGGGTTCCAGACACTGGACATATGTCATACCAAAGAAGCCAGGCTCTTGGAGAGCCCATACCCAGAAACGTCAGTCAGGCTCTTAGCCCAGGATTTGGCGGAGGGTAGGGGGAgtagtgggtggggttggaggtTTGGAGGGCTCATGTGACCATCAGATAAAAGAccttaaagaagaagaaacagaagtgaTTGGCAGAAACAGCCTGTAACACTCACCAAAACATGAGAAGCCCCATGATGACCAGCAGACAGACGGATGACAGCACCACAGCCACCACAACCAGGATGGTTGTGTGATCGTACGTGTATAAGCGATTTTTCACCGGGAGGCTCAGCCCATGGCATCTCTCTCCGTGATAACCCGGGTGGCAGCTGGTCCAAAACAGAACAAAGCAGAGAAGTTAGTGGTCTGGCTTCAATCCTGGTGATAGGCTGCCTACATAAGCCAAATCCCACTCCTCACAGCTTcggcctctctgtctctgtgatcCCTGTTGCTCCTCTATTCTTCTCTAGTACAAGGCTCTTTGGAAGCCCCTCTAAAGGCTCTGTGGCCTTCCTCCTTCACTCCAAGCCCTCCCCTTCTTTATCCCCTTTGGTTTTCTGGCCCCAGATTCCTGCTCCAGGCAGGGAAAAAGAAAGGACTGCAGGTTTTCGCTAGATATGTTCCACGCGTGGATGATTAACTACATGTGTGTAAAGATgttgtttcagtcagttcagagGACTTAGGCACAAGAGCTGATGGGCTGAACTGAGGGGATTCAGTATCACTGCCTCTAGTGAGGCCCCTCATCACTCtgacccagaaataaacccagccTTCCCCACCGAGGCTCCCAGCAGCCAGTCCCTCTCTGCCACTGCCCAGCCTATTAATAGGCTTTGTTCCTTTGCCAGGAGTCGTTTTTCTCAAGTTTCCTTCATTTAACTCGCAGCTCGCCCTGGGTGCAAGGCCCAACTTGAAAGCTGAATTCTGGCCTTTGGCCTCTGAACATCCAGCTATCATCCCAAGACAAAgcaaacaaagcaagaaaaacatcTTGCCCAGCTGTCCTGCCAGTGCATTTTAGAACATCAGAAACAACCCCCTCGGTTTTTTTCACTCAAGAAAtaaatcaggggcttccctggcagtccagtggttaagactctgtgcttccaaggcaggggacgcagatttgatccctggtcagggaactaggatccttgccacagggcatggccaaaaagaaaaagaaagaaatcataggcAACAGCCTCTTCTAAGAGGCTCTTGGGAAGACTGAGAAATGCCCACAGTTGATCAGGCACATTCACGTCCCTTTCTTTATCTGAGCATCCCACGGATCCTTTGATGTACGTAGAAGCCCATGTCACAGAAAGGCAGAGCAATTttccccatggtcacacagcaGGGCAGAAACACAGATGCAGACTGTCTGATGGTGAATTCAGTGTGCTGCTCACTCGCACCCACGAATGCCTAGTCAGGGATGTGGTGGCACTGTCTGCCCATGGCCTTTAGGCCATTTGCTGCAAAAGGAAGCACCAAGAAGTTGGGAGCCCGTTGTTCTGAACTGCTCATCCTCTCGGGAGAAGGTGAGGCACCTGGTTCCTCACAGCAAAGCATCCCTTTTTCCTGTGGAGAGGTAGCAGGCAAGTTCCAAGGAACAGATTTATGCAGACCCAGGGGATGGGCTGCCCCTGCCAACCTGCCCAGCACctcttcctctcccacctcctgcaCGTTCCGGAGAACCATCTCATTGCAAGATAAAGGTGGGTCAGGCCCACAGCACAACACACAGTTCCTTGCCCAGCCTCTCCACACAACTGTCCCATCAACCCAGGTGGGCAAGACAATGACCCCTATTCCTGCCAGGACATACAGGATGCTCTCAGGAGCACCCCTGGAACATCACCTGTGCACCATACTTTACAGTTTACAAGACACTATTCTTATCAACTAGCGTAACTAAGACAACACCCTGGTAGGCAGGGATAGCCTCTTTTACATATTGAAAGACTAAGATCAAGGTCAGAAGAGAGTAAACAATTTGCCAAATGTTTCAAAACTAGAGAGCAGAAGGGCCAAATTCCAAATTGGTAATTCTTTCCATTCTGAACAGTGTTGGTTACCCCAAGGAAACACACATCTGATGGGCTTGAAGGATTCTGGGGGTTGCCTGACTCTGATTTCTCAATTATTAGTATCttgaatgataaataaataataattaatagtaCACATTACAGGTTTACTAGGAGCCAAGTACTGTGCTAATGGCTTTACAAGGatcatttcttcttaaaaatatccCTCTGAAGTAGGAGttactatctccattttaaagatgaagggaCTGAGGTTGAACTTCTGTTAGACAATCTGCTCAAGACTACACAGCGTGTGAGTGGTAGAGTAGGGTCAGGATTCAACTCAGCAATCTGGCTGACTTCAGAGACTGTGCTttcctggggggaggggagctgaaGTTGAGTCTGTTTTTCACTTTAAGCCCATCATTCAAACCCCACAGGTACTTACTCAGATGATAGAAATAAAGCTTGGCCTCAGAGTCCCGCAATTCAGTTACATAATCCCTCCACCCCCTCTGCCACCCTGAGTCAAAAGGATAATAATGTAAACATCCTAATATTacccacctccccctccctttGTAGACAACTCCTGGCTCCCCCAGGGAAGGGGCATTCCAAGCATCCCAGGGTGGTGACAAGATCATGTCTCTTGCCCAGAGCCGGCGACCCATCAAATCGGGACGTGCTCCTCCTACCCACATCTGTGGCCCATTTCAGAACGTGTATTATAACAGAACCCTCTAGAGTTCACAGACATCTTCCAAGTTGGATTTCTCCATGCCTATCCCAGGAGGTGGAGGGGCACCATTTGGCAGAGGCGACTCCGCATATATGAGTTCCAGACTGGCTCTGCTACTATTTCTAGCCAGGTGATCTGGAGCAAGGGAAGGTCACGTTTCCAAGTTTTGATTTTCTCATGTGAAAGACAGGAATAATAAGTGCCTACCTCACTAGAGCtttgtgaagatcaaatgaaataatatggaTAAAAGCACTGAATAAAAGGCCAAATCCCACTTGTGTGGGAGTTAATCAGATTCCAGAAGATACTGTCCATATCCTTAGGAGAGGGGTACCAGAGTCAGACAGAGTCAAGGGGAAGGGGGCTCACTATTGCTTTTTGGCATCTTGGCAGTGCGGCCAAGTAGAGCCCTCTTTCAGCCCTGAGTCCTCCTCAGGCTAACTGCCCCTACGCTTCCTCCAGCCACAGGAAATTTGCAGTCAATTTCTGGGTCAGCAGCTTGTCAGGAGCCCCAGGAAACTGCTCTTTGAGGGTAACTTTTGGCTGGTGACACAAAAGGATTTTCCTGTGGATGATGGCTGCGGAGGGCTGGTTTAGGAAGCCGGCCAGCCTCAAGCTCACCACGGCAGCCTGGACACACCCTGGCTGGCGGTTGCTGGGTCTGGAGGCTAGAAGAAGCCACAAAGGGCCCCAGATTTAGGTGCCCAGATGTCACATTCTCCCAAACCAGGAGCTCTGTGTCTTCTTGCTGCCTGCTGCCCTGAGTACCaagggctggaggcaggaggcagaaaaatGAGACCCAGAATCCAGCCCCTTGAAAATCTGCCTCGGAAGCAGACATAAAGTTGTCATGTCAGATTTCAACATGCTCTTCAACTAGTAAAAGCCTTAAGAGACCTCTAGTATAATAACTGTGCTCTATAAAACTGTGCTCCAACTCTGTAAGAACAGACGGGGAAGAAGGAAGCAAGCCAACACCTAGTGCAGCCTGGGGACATGAAAAGCATGTTGGACTGGAAGTCAGGCACCTGAGTGCCTGTCCTATTTCCACCCACTTTATTTAGCTGCTGATCTCAAACCAAATCATTTCCTACTTCCGGGCTCCAGTTTCCTTATCTTTCAAGTAGAGACAGCAAGCCCTGCCTACCCAGCAGAGTGTTTTTGAGAATACAAGGCTATATTTTCCCATCCCCTAGATTAACTGGCACCAAGTGGGTGCTCAATATATACCTGTTGGGCTCAATTCGTATTAAATGTAAACTGTTAAGCTccaggaaaaaggagagaaggcaTCATCACAGTCTTCATCACCATCCCTAGGGGCAGCTTGGCTCTGGACACCATTACCTAGGTCCTTTGGGCTTAGGTGGTGGGTCGAGCCCAGCTCTCCAGGAGAGCATCCTTACAAGGGTTCTCAGCTGAGCGATGGAAGTCCATTCACCAGTGCCCTGGCCAGTTCAGCCCAGAGAGATTCCTGGCCTCAATCCATCTTGACACCCCTCAGAGTCACTGCCTCCACCCTGTGTTAATGAGGCCATTTTACAAATTTAAGACTAACattccctgccctgtccccagacCTCTGGAAGAATAATATGGGGACTGTTTAGGTTACTCTTAAGCACCCCCATCCAATACCAAGTTCCTGATACAGATATTAAAGGAGAGGACCCACAAGTGACTGTGGACATGGAAGAGGGTGATGGATCCTACTGCCAAACACAGGGCAACTCTGCTATATGAGATCAGATGGCAaaaggaagctttaaaaaaaatcaaaggatctGTACCAATCACAGCAGAAGTGCCAGGCAGTCAAGCCTTCCTGCCACGTTGGGAGGCAGTGTGCATACAGTAGTTTCCTGATCTGTCCAGAGTCTCCCAGGTCACAGAGGCTGCCTCCCCACAGAAACTCAAGCCCAAAGAAGAGAGGGCATGATTGCAGCCTGATGTGGGTGTGGGTCTCGGGCACAGTGGCGACATTATGCCTGCCACAGAGCATGGCAGTGTCGTCATCCCTGAGGGACTGCCAAGGCAGCCGTTTGCTGGGCTCAGCCTAGCAGAGTAGCTGGGGAACCCATGGCCCCTCCACCCACACCCCTGCCCAGGGAAGGGGTGGTGCTGTCTAACCGGGGGCTGATGCCTACTGAGACGGGTTCTATTTTCCGTTAATCCTGCACAAAGGAAGTGCTCTCCCACCCCCATGGCCAAAGGTCAATACCCACCACGTCCCCCACATCCTGGCCCTCGCTGGGGTGAGGAAGAAGGGTTTCTCCCTGCTCCCACAATGATTGCTTTCTGTACAATCTTGCCATGCTTTACAATTAACCCACATCTGCTCACTCACATGCACATTTGTCTGCGCACACCTGCACAGCACACGTCCAAAGGCACCTCGTACCTGCCTGCAGGACTTGGCAAAGAAGGCCACGGGAGCTGCACTCCACCCAGGAGCCCCACTCTGCCATGTTTCCTACTCGCTTCTCCCATCTGGAGTAGGGCATGAGGCAGAGATGAAGAACCTGCCTTCAGGTGTCAGCTCTCCTAGTCACATGCTCATTTCTGAGCAAGCAGGAAATGCCCCCAAAGATGAAAGAGCGTCACAAACCCACGCCACAGGAAATTGCATCCTATGTTGGGGGGAGCCCCTTCCGCTGACTAAAAATATTTCCCCTCCTCCCAACTTCCTCCCAGAGAGTGAGAAGAAACTGAGTGGATTTATGAATTCAAGGAACAGTGATAACGGAAGAACAACCACTAGGCTGACAGAGTGAGCTGATAACAGCCCCAGGGAAGGGACACTTACATGCAGGTTGGAACCCGGAGCTCCTTCACATATTTGCATTCTCCATGGATGCAGAAGTCCTTGTATCTCCGAAGACATGGGTTCCTCTTCTTCCCTAACCCcttgcctttcttctttcttttcccacgCTCCTCCTTGCTCGGTGTGGCCAGAGCTTGTGGCTTGGAGGAGAAAGCAGCTGCAGTAGAAAAGTACCCTGTTAAGCCTTTGACTCCCTCAAGGgaacaaaaaaatcagaacaacACAGTGTTTGGAAGGACACTTTGATTCTACCTAATCTGGGCAGACCAGAATCTGGGCAGACCACTCAAAGGTGGTAGAGGAAGTAGaggctggtggggggggggggggtcccaacAAAGGCATTTCACAACCTCATTTTAAGAACTTCATTCTAAGAATGCTAGCTTCTGTTGAGTAATTGCAGCTGATTGGGCAATTCTACcgacctcacccccaccccactgtctATCCTCATCTCCTACTCCCCCACACCCACTCGGTTCTATTTTGGCCTTAAATCAGCCTCATTTCCTGATGTTGCACTCAGTGACCCACTTGCAGGAAGACAGTGTCAGAGATAAAAACTGCTTCTGAAGAAGGCACTTGGAGGGTATTTTAGAGGAAAGAGGttcctaaaataataataatgcctatATCCAGGTGGTACCCTCTGGGGTACCCTTTAGCACCAGGGTACCATAAGCCCAGACCAGAGCCCGGCTCAGGGACAGCAAGCAGGCCATCCCTGGTCAGATACTTgcttcttaactttttaaaatttttttagattttaatttttaaaaatatttttattgatctataattgatttataatattgtgctaaTTTCAAAGAGCCTTGCTTTTTTGACATCAAGCAAAATATCTACCCTGCTCGGTGCGCTTTGCAGCTCACTACTTCTCGAAGGCTCATTTACATTTATCCCCAGATGTCCCGTTTATTGCTTTCTAGGATGGGGTGCCCAAGAGGTAGAAAGACGGAGAGCAAAGAACTATCAGAAGGAACTAGAACAATGATGGCTCTCTCCATTCTTTCCATGCTTCAAAGGGGAAAAACAATCTCACACAGACATCCAGCGGGGACTGACCTTGGGCTATGCCCATCAGCCCAGGGGTCTGACGCCAGTCTTCCCTCCCCTGTTCCAGCAGAAGAAAAGGCGCCTCCTGTCTATGGCTATAGCCACATGTCTGGCAGAAGGGTGAGCATTATACATTGTTAGACTGGAGGCCTAGGATTCTGAAAGTAGAATTGACTTCAAAATATGGCTTTCCATTTTCAGAGGAAAAACCTGAGGTCCCAAAAGGCAGTGACTTGACCAAGGTCATGCAGGTTTGGGATCTGAAGTGTGGTCTCTGAACTCCATATCCAGTGCGCTTCCCCAACACACTAAAGTGCCTCATACACCCCAGCagtgtcctcctccaggcaagCCCAGAGCACCTGGGATGCTGAGCCAGGAAGAGACAATGAATGGGCTCTGAAGTCAGCAGAATGGTGCTTGAATTTCAGCCATGTGATCCTGGGTAAGTCCCTTAATCTCTCTGAACCCTGGGGTTCTCAGTAAAAAGTGAACAGGCGTTCCTATTTCAGAGGGTTGCAACAGGACTAATTAATTCATAATAACATGTTAAGTGACTAGAACACAGGAGACACTTACTAAATGGTAACAGTTACTTATTTCAGGTGACAGGATTCCCTAGACTTGAAAAATAGTCTTTGCCCAGCAAACCcgagaaaagagaagagacaggTGCCAATAGTCCCACAGTCCTCTGTTCCTACAGTGCAGACCCAGGACCCTTCAGAACTCAGAAGAGGCAGATGCTCAGAGGAAATTAGTGACCACAGTTGTGGTGAAACTGAGGCAGGAGAACCAAGCCAAtcagaaaagggagggagagagtgacaGGGTGACAGCCGGGTTCCTGCCGAGGAAAGGGAGTGAGTCAGGTCTGCGAGGTATGAGGAGCTGTGTGGGTGGGGAGTGAGTCacagcccagctctgccctgcCTAGGAGAGGACCAGGAGAATCCAGGTTGTTCAGGCCAGgggtgaccccccacccccaccctgcaccgCCCCGGAGGGCTACTGTGAGAGGATGGAAGGTGAAAGCCCAGCCTCAGCTTTGGAGTGGACAGCACCTAAGGGAatctctgggtaaggaagaaGAAGAGTGGCAGAGAAGCAGGCGGAGCTAGAACAGGTGGGTATCTTTCCAACCAAATATAGTCATTCCGGGGCTCCAGGGCTCAGTCTCTGCTCCACCCTCAAGAATCTCTGCAGGTGACTAGGGGCAGGGAAGCAGGCGATACTGGAGGCTCTGGACTCTGCCCTGTGCTTGTATGTACTTGGCCACAGCACCTTTGCTGGTTGAAGGATCCCACCTGGCCCTTCCTCCCCTGGAGCCCCTCTCAGGGGGGTCTCAAAGTGGTCAGGAAGCATCCAGGCTTGTGAAGGATTTGTGGACACCCAGCGTATCAAAACAGCTCTCTAGGGTCTCAGTGCTCGCCATTCACAGCCTCCCCAAGAGGTGCTGGCCTCATCTGGCAGGACCAAGTGTTCCTCATGCCCCACTGTTTCCCAGCCTGGAGACAGGTGGATGCAGGAGACCAATCCTGCAACACCTGGTATGTGCCTAGCATCTCCACATCTGTGATTTTACACATAACAGTCAATTAATACGGAAATTAGGTCTTGCGCACATTTTTACATAGAAAGTCTAGGGAAAGCATCTCAACCAGTCCTTGTTCCTGTCACCCAGCTTACCTCAGAGAAGAACACACAAAACCCAAACACCTTGCCTGTCTCAATTTGCCCCCAAGTATGCAGAAGGTCAGCAAAGTGGCATGTGAGACACGAGGGCAAGAAAGACAACAGGACCTACGTTCTAGGATCCCCGAGGGAGCTTGTCCGGCCAAGAGGTTTTTCCTTGAAGTCCTCTCTTGAAAAGCCCCAAACCACAGGTGTGCCCAATCGGCATAAACACCAGATCCTATGATACTTCAACTGATCACCAGGGTCCGAGGATGGGCTGCCCCCACACCCACCTCTGAAAAGGTCCAGGTTTGCCTCTTCTAAGTCCAGGACTTCCCGGCCTTGGCCGCCTCCCGCGGGCAGCAGCTGGTCCGTAGATTGAGTAggggaatccagattgctggttCCAGCAGCCAGGCCTCTCCGAAGCCGCTCCAGGCTCTCGCCAGTCACCAACGCCGAAAGCACTGAGGGTAAGGGGCGAGGCCGCCTCAGACCCCCAGTCCAGACCCCCGTCGCCATGCACCGAGGCCGGCGCCCGCCAGCCAGGGAGCACGGGCCCCACCAAGTGGCCCGCGCCGGGGACGCTGTAGCGATCTTCCCCCGTGCCCCCAGCAGAGAGTCCCCATCCCCCCAGACCTCCGGGAGCGGCGGCAGCCCGCTTACCTGCAGCAAGAAAGAGCTTCAGCACTACCGACGGCAGCAGCTTCATGGTCCCGGACTCGGCGGAGGTGGCGAGGCAGCAATCACTTTGGGGGGCGGCGGCCACCGGACGCTGGCACGGGAGCCGGGCTGGAGAGGCGCTGGAGATCCCGGCGGGCACGGTCGGCTGCCGGCCTCTGGATGCAAGCTTGCCAGGGATTTGCGCGGAGCTCGCGGCCGCTGGGCGTCTCTCTATTCACTCCGTCTGTCGGACCGCCCGAGCCCTAGTGCCTCAAGCAAGAGAGAGCCAGCTGCTTGCCGTGCGCAGCTCCCTGGGTCGACTGAGCGCTCCTCGGCGTGCAGCCTGGAATAAGGCTCCGGGAGGCGCCGAggctccgccccgccccccgcggcCCTCTCCCCCCTCCCGCTCTGGGATGTCGGCCGGGCTCCAGGCGCCAACCGCGCAGCCCCCGACCCCGCGGGCGCGGCGGGGAAGCGGGGCGGGAGAAAGGGGCGGCGCTCACATATTTTGGGACTAGGCCAGGGCAGCCGCGGCCTGACTGTGGGTAGGGCTGCTGACCGGCAGGTGGCGGGGGCCAGTTCCTACCTTTCCCCAAATGCTGGTCCGCCGCTGCAGCCTTGTGACCGCTGAGCTGCGCTTCGCCCTTGGACACCCCtcgttctttcttctcttccaggCCTGGTCCCTCCGGTTATCCGTGCTGTAAACCAGAGGTCTCCGCCCATGTCTTCTGAGTTTCAGAAACCTGCTTCTTTGCCTACCCACAAATCAAGgagtaaaaaataattaattcatttatcatttaaaaattaaacacatgaATGCCAGCAAGTCTCGTAAGCCTAAGGTTACCAGAGCTGCAGCAGCAGGCATCTGGTATCAATCCCGCAAAAGCAAGGGAAGTTAGTATTCTTCCATCCACTGGAGTGGCTTCTCTCCATCTTTGTCCCAGATGACATAGTCTCCATTAGGATTTTTGAACTATGGATTATAATTCCCAGGCTTCTGGGATTGAAGAAACACAGGCTGTGAAACCAACCTcacacttttctttgtttttgaacgCCATCTTCTTCAACAGAAAAGCTGAGCCCCCTCCCATAGGACCCAGCTGGCTGGCCTAGGTTGCCACCTTCAACAGGTGCCAGGAGATTGATGTGTTTGTCTTCCAATCTATGTATTTTTACAGAAATCCTCTGGAGTCAATGCCCTGACCCAAAGAAATGACTCTCTCAGTAGGCATTTCAGCTCCCAGGGACATGCTGGGGCGGGAGTTGTATGACACAGGCTGGGTTGGCATTCAGAGCCCTCAAATTGTGCCAGATAGAGCTGCTTGCCTGCTTCAGCCCATGTGTAGGGATAAAAACAGGCCTGCTATTTATACACAGCCTGTTccactctccctccccatccataATTCTGCAGGAGCCCATGGGGCTCTGCCTTCTTAACTTGCCCCTAGCAACTCTCCCCAGGTTTAGGTTTCCACAGGGCCCTGGAATCACTATAGACCTAAGCTGGAATCCTGACTTGGCttcttactgtgtgaccttggacaagatgTTTAATCTCACTGTCTCAGTTTCCATGTCTCTCAAATgggaataacaaaaataataatgcctACTTTATAGAGAGCTTCTTGAAGATTGATCAAGGGAACACATAGAGCAGTCAGTACCATGCCAGACATGTTCTAGTAAAGTGccatattattatcattattattactaagCATTCTACATTGACCATTTCGTTTCTTTAGAgacttcttttctctcccttccccacagGTCTGAGGCTTCATGTGTGGTTGGGCTGGTTTTAGGAGGAAGCTTACCTATCACCTATTTGGCCAAGCGCCACTGTGGGATTGTTCCTTTGGGTGATCAGTATCGGGCCCAGGACCTCAGTAGACAGTCACCACCCAGGCCACACCTTTGTTCTCCCTCAACAGCTGCCTGACAACCTGCTTCCCACAGCAAAACCACCTCAGGGTCAGGGCTCTACccaggggagggtggagggaaacACTTCCTGACACACAGCCAAGTCACCCCCTTCCCCCTACCTCTGCCAGGTTCACACCCTGCTCTCCTGTCTCAGCCTGCCTCTCGATTCACACGCTCTGTCCTTCCGCCTTCTCACCCTCACATCAGTCGTAGCCCATTCATGGGGCAACTCCAAGTTTTCATCACGCCTGTGAGCCTCACCCCAGCTACGTTTATGTGTCAGCCAGTTTTTACAGGAAGGACCTGGAGAAAGAATTCAGAAGGCCTGGAATGGTTTGGGGACAGTCACTTCTCCTCTCAGAGCTTTGTATGTCCtctaatctgaaaaagaaatcatggacttacctggtggtccagtggttaagaatccacctgccaaaaaaaaagaaaaagaatccacctgccaatgcaagggacacaggtttggtccctggtcccagaagatccca is a window of Muntiacus reevesi chromosome 1, mMunRee1.1, whole genome shotgun sequence DNA encoding:
- the HBEGF gene encoding proheparin-binding EGF-like growth factor — protein: MKLLPSVVLKLFLAAVLSALVTGESLERLRRGLAAGTSNLDSPTQSTDQLLPAGGGQGREVLDLEEANLDLFRAAFSSKPQALATPSKEERGKRKKKGKGLGKKRNPCLRRYKDFCIHGECKYVKELRVPTCICHPGYHGERCHGLSLPVKNRLYTYDHTTILVVVAVVLSSVCLLVIMGLLMFWYHRRGGYDVENEEKVKLGMTTSH